The DNA sequence CTCCACGTCCCGGTGGAGGATATCGGAGAGATGTCCCTGAGGTCAAAAAATCGGGTGGATTTCAACACCGGATGCGTAGTGTTCGCCGAATCCGAGGCGGTCTCCAGGATCGCCGAAGGGGTCCCCAAGGAGGACCTGTTGGCTGGAATCCACCGGGCCCTCGCCGCCCAGATTTACAACCTTGCTGAAAGGCTGGGGATTGAAACGGAACTGGCCCTCGTGGGCGGCGGAGCTCGGGATGTGGGTCTGGTAAAGGCCCTGGAAGAGATCTCCGGCGGAAAAGTTTTAGTTCCTGAGGAACCCCATATGACGGCGGCCCTTGGTGCAGCCATCATCGCGGAGACCGAGACCATGGAGCCCACGGAACCGATCCCCCATTAGTGTCCATCCATAAATAAAATCCGGACACTAACAGTCTTTTCCATACGGTTTGGCAAGGAAACCCCTCATTCTTGATCTTTCAACGCGGTTCCGGTATATATTGCCCGCAGATGCCTGAAATCAGGACTTTCCACGATTCCCTTTTCGGTGGTGTTCATCGCGGCCGGCGGACCACGAGTTCCCGCGCGAACATCCAGAGTACAAGGAGATTCAGCTAATGAATGCCAAGAACAGCGTCATCTCATCGAAAATCGACATCCTTTACCGGGACTACGGGCAAAGGGCCCGGGAACTGGCGAAAGAGGGCGAAAAACTCATCGGTTACGTCTGCTCTTTCGTGCCGGTGGAAATGATCACGGCTGCAGGGTGCATCCCCTTCCGGATCCGTGGGGACGTCCATGAACCTATCACAAAGGGTGACACCTTGCTCGAGACCATCGTATGCCCCTTCATCCGGAGTTGCTTCGACCTCGCACTGAAGGGAAGGTACGACCTCCTCTCGGGAATCGCCATCCCCCACGGGTGTGACAGCATGACAAGGAGTTACAGCACCTGGAGCTACGGTCTTGAACTTCCTTACTCTTATTTCATCAATATTCCTTCGGTTGTAAAAGAATCCAGCCTTGAATTTTTCCAAGAGGAACTCAAGGCTTTCAAAAAAAGTCTGGAGGACTTCGTTGGACACGAGATCACGGAGGAGGACCTCTCGGGAGCCGTGCATCTTCACAATGAATACAGGGACAAGGTCAGGCGTCTCTACGAGTTCAGAAAACCGGATCCCCCCATGATCACCGGCCTGGAACTGACGAAGGTCCTGACCGTTGGGACGAGCCTCCCGGTCGAGGAGGCTAATCGCCTACTGGACGAAGTGCTCGCGGAACTTGAAGGGAGAGAAAAACCTCCCACAGGGAAGAGGCCTAGAATTCTTATTGATGGGGCCTGCATCGACAACGTTGAGCTGGTGAGGATCCTGGAGGAAAGCGGCGCCAATGTAGTGGCGGACGCCGTCTGCAATGGAGCCCGGGATACCTTCCCCCGTACCGACGAAACCACCGACCCCATCGCGGCCCTGGCTGAACGTTACCTGGTCAAGATCAACTGCCCCAAGACTTACAGAGAAAACAAGGCGGGTACCTTTGAAGGAGACATCGCGGACCGCTTCGGTGATATCGGCAAGTATGCCGCGGATTACCACGTGGAGGGGGCCGTCTTGTTCGTTTACAAGTACTGCGATCCCTTCGGCTTCGAGGTGCCGGCAAGAAAAGTCTACTACGAAACCATCCAGGTCCCGATGCTTTACGTTGAAGACCTTTACAGCTCAGGCAGCATAGGCCAACTTAAGACCCGGATCCAGGCATTTCTAGAAATGATCGCTTGATGCCGATTCCGCTTACAAGGAGGAATGAGGTAATGGCTGAAGAACAACAGAAAAAGAAACACAAAAAGAGGAGGACCGCCACCAAGGCGGCGGCCTCCATCGGCCCCATGGTGAAGGAATTCATCGCCGGCACGATCCGGGCAAGGGAAGAGGGAACCCACAAACTCGCCTATACCTTCATCGTTTGTTGCCACGAAGAGATTCTTTACGCCCTGGACGTCCTGCCTGTCTGGACGGAGAACTTTGCGGGCGTATGCGGTGCCAAGAGGGATGCGGAGCGGTTCCTCCAACGAGCGGAATCCTTGGGCTTTTCCCGCTCTCTTTGCACATATGCCCTTTGCGGTCTCGGTTTCGACCAGTGGCGGGAGGAACTGGGGGAGATGCCCCCGGATGCCCCTTGGGGCGGACAGGCGAGACCCGATTTCATGATATCCAGCGGACAGATCCTCTGTGATCCCCGCTCCAAATGGTATCAGGCGGCGCAGCAATTCATGCCGGATGTGCCCATCTACAACATCGATCTCCCTTATCCTCTTTTCGACCCGAAGAGAGATCACCGGGAGGTCTGGGGTTATTATCATAAGTATATTGTTAAGGAACTCCGGGGCCTGATCGCCTTCGTGGAGGAGCAAACCGGCAAAAAGATGGACTATGATCGGTTGAAAGAGCTTGTCGAGCTGAGCGACAAGACCTGGAACCTGATCGAAGAGACCTACGACCTGCGGGCAGCCGTACCTTGTCCAATGGGAACCGGGGACGCCATGAATACGATGGTCCCCCTGTGCTTCAAGATGGCCACCCAGGAGGCCTACGACTTCTTCCTCAATCTCAGGGAAGAACTAAAAGAGAAGATCGCAAAGGGCGAAGGAGAGGTCCCCGAGGAGAAGTACAGGCTGATGTGGGGAGGAGGTCTCCCGGCATGGTACGCCCTCAGTGACTTCAACTATTTCAACAGCAAGGGCGCATCCTTCCCCGTGGAGACCACCTATCGGATGGTGGCGCCCATCCACGAGATGGATATCCCCGAGACCGATGATCCCGTGGAACACCTGGCCTGGCGTTGGCTCGGTTACTGGACCTTCTGGTATGACAAGGCCAGGAAGCGACCCGGAAGCGAACCCGACGTGGAGCGCCTCATCGAATACATTGAGCGTTACAAAATCGACGGGGTCGTCATGCACGAGGCCTTCTCTTGCAGGACGTGGCACGTGGGGCTCATTTGGCAGCTCCATCAACTGGCCAAAATATACAAACCCATTCCCGTGCTGATGCTCGGGGAAGACGGGAAGGAGAAGCCGGGGAAGAGGGAGATCCCTTCCCTGATCCTGGAAAGCGACATTATCGACATCACCTCTTATTCCGAGGTGGACACGAGAAACAAGATCGACGCCTTCATTGAAACCCTGGAATCCATCAAGAAAAGCCGGATCGGGTGAGCAGGCCGAATAATGGCAGACTATTTCGCAGGAATCGATATCGGATCGACCATGACCAAGGCGGTGATCCTCGGGGAGGGGATCATCGCCTCAGTTATCGGTCCCACGGGTCCGGAGCAGAGGCGGCTGGCCAACCGGGTCATGGAAGACGCCCTAGGAGAGGCGGGTATCCCTTTCGATTCCATCACCTATATCATCTCTACCGGCTACGGGAGAATTAACGTTCCCTTCGCAGACAGGCAGGTCACTGAAATCAGCTGCCATGCGAAGGGAATTTCCCATCTTTTCCCACGGGCCCGAACCATCATCGATATCGGGGGGCAGGACAGCAAGGCCATACGGGTGGGCCCGGGCGGCAGGCCTTCCGATTTCGTCATGAACGACAAGTGTGCCGCAGGGAGCGGGCGCTTTGTGGAGGTGATCGCCGACACCCTGGGAATCAGGCTTGAAGACATGGGAAAGGTGTCCCTGGAGAGCACAAATCCAGCCCCTATCAGCAGTATCTGCACCATTTGGGCCCAGCAGGAGGTGGCGGCCAGTCAGGCGAAGGGGATTCCGATACCCGATCTGGTTGCCGGCGTGCACCGGTCCCTGGCCGACCGCGTGGTCCGGATGGCCAAACGGATCCGGATCGAGCAGGA is a window from the Deltaproteobacteria bacterium genome containing:
- a CDS encoding 2-hydroxyacyl-CoA dehydratase, with product MAEEQQKKKHKKRRTATKAAASIGPMVKEFIAGTIRAREEGTHKLAYTFIVCCHEEILYALDVLPVWTENFAGVCGAKRDAERFLQRAESLGFSRSLCTYALCGLGFDQWREELGEMPPDAPWGGQARPDFMISSGQILCDPRSKWYQAAQQFMPDVPIYNIDLPYPLFDPKRDHREVWGYYHKYIVKELRGLIAFVEEQTGKKMDYDRLKELVELSDKTWNLIEETYDLRAAVPCPMGTGDAMNTMVPLCFKMATQEAYDFFLNLREELKEKIAKGEGEVPEEKYRLMWGGGLPAWYALSDFNYFNSKGASFPVETTYRMVAPIHEMDIPETDDPVEHLAWRWLGYWTFWYDKARKRPGSEPDVERLIEYIERYKIDGVVMHEAFSCRTWHVGLIWQLHQLAKIYKPIPVLMLGEDGKEKPGKREIPSLILESDIIDITSYSEVDTRNKIDAFIETLESIKKSRIG
- a CDS encoding 2-hydroxyglutaryl-CoA dehydratase translates to MADYFAGIDIGSTMTKAVILGEGIIASVIGPTGPEQRRLANRVMEDALGEAGIPFDSITYIISTGYGRINVPFADRQVTEISCHAKGISHLFPRARTIIDIGGQDSKAIRVGPGGRPSDFVMNDKCAAGSGRFVEVIADTLGIRLEDMGKVSLESTNPAPISSICTIWAQQEVAASQAKGIPIPDLVAGVHRSLADRVVRMAKRIRIEQEIILTGGGAKNIGLVKAMEAELGQEVLVPDEPLITGALGAALLGKDMADKALKSGRPLETKERVLEEIQIL
- a CDS encoding 2-hydroxyacyl-CoA dehydratase, with the translated sequence MNAKNSVISSKIDILYRDYGQRARELAKEGEKLIGYVCSFVPVEMITAAGCIPFRIRGDVHEPITKGDTLLETIVCPFIRSCFDLALKGRYDLLSGIAIPHGCDSMTRSYSTWSYGLELPYSYFINIPSVVKESSLEFFQEELKAFKKSLEDFVGHEITEEDLSGAVHLHNEYRDKVRRLYEFRKPDPPMITGLELTKVLTVGTSLPVEEANRLLDEVLAELEGREKPPTGKRPRILIDGACIDNVELVRILEESGANVVADAVCNGARDTFPRTDETTDPIAALAERYLVKINCPKTYRENKAGTFEGDIADRFGDIGKYAADYHVEGAVLFVYKYCDPFGFEVPARKVYYETIQVPMLYVEDLYSSGSIGQLKTRIQAFLEMIA